From a region of the Haematobia irritans isolate KBUSLIRL chromosome 4, ASM5000362v1, whole genome shotgun sequence genome:
- the LOC142235211 gene encoding uncharacterized protein LOC142235211, with translation MFKLVVLFALVAMAMANPSTLLSGSPYVSYGHPVAVHQPSYATVGSVVRTVPTSVSHSSHAVVHKAANLVQDVVAPVVRTSYVSPALRTVHSPLYHSGYVSSSYPYGSYGSYGVHPSSYTSSW, from the exons atgttCAAGTTG GTGGTATTGTTTGCCCTTGTAGCCATGGCTATGGCCAATCCCAGTACCCTTTTGAGTGGTTCACCCTATGTTAGCTATGGTCATCCAGTTGCTGTTCATCAACCCTCCTATGCCACTGTTGGTTCTGTGGTCCGAACTGTTCCAACTTCAGTATCTCATAGCAGTCATGCTGTTGTCCATAAAGCTGCTAATTTGGTCCAAGATGTTGTTGCTCCTGTTGTAAGGACCTCATATGTTTCACCAGCCCTTAGAACTGTCCATAGTCCATTGTATCATAGTGGTTATGTTTCGTCATCATATCCCTATGGTTCTTATGGTTCATATGGAGTCCATCCATCTTCATATACCAGCAGCTGGTAA
- the LOC142235926 gene encoding uncharacterized protein LOC142235926, whose protein sequence is MFKIIIFSAIFTITLAYPGLYERTEVHSAPLVTVEEEHGYANVGSIVKSVPSSVSHQSHSVVHSSSHVIEDVLAPAVKTSSYTTKSLLTPVIETYSAPAVVKTVSSPVVHTYSAAAPLEIMALDRFIRANDKLVKFEQELTEQVISESSVFALEVHRDELKAIWVTIKTLYEKCIDELDEEDGVENGEKTKKMQTRTQTRTDKRKDADSDSETDSDQEGSELDSINARFHKSYDTYVMLVARISSDIHSRSRTEVTSQVTSSRSSFHLPPCDTESFRGDYQSWPSFRDMFSAIYIRNSSLSKVQKLFHLRNKTKGEAFDIVNKCPLTNGGFDIAWASLQERFENKRLLVHSQLRILFNLSPVGLESGEEIKCLQRDINSCISSLELYDIDISSWDAILVYICSTKLPRTTLSLWEQSLQNKKDIPKWSALNDFLSNRFQTLETVSEINSHHNSRKSAVSHSTTKPSNPSASKKINSNHAQVSSNQTTTISCNLCPYESHPIRKCPKFLSMSVDERLSCIRDLNLCINCFSRGHSIKKCKSWYNCSFCRKRHNSLLHREPIAQSNDTTPNLTSSLQSTHSNIQVESTHSAEPFNQPSTNVQSCFAVHAQNVLLGTAVVKIRHLGLEYLVRALIDSGSQGTFVSQKIFDLLKLPFHPIEAEISGLNGVTSANARKLASFSISPRYDSDLELKVKALVVPGLSGNLPTRSISPHILKNFPNLQLADPKFYESSRIDLLIGADVFNQILLDNIRRNICGSLIAQETVFGWIVTGPIQNNTNVSSYSTIVSYFTETTLEKQLKRFWEVENLPQNPLPSSADEYCEKLYSDTTTRDCDGRYIVSLPFKEPFLDKSIQLGQSRAIAYAQFVRNEHRLLKIPDLKHKYDTVIQEYLDLRHMEAVASPPLDGHSENYYLPHHSVMKPESTTTKVRVVFNASCPTSSGKSLNDILYPGPVLQKDITILLLKWRFYRYVFSADIEKMYRQIKVNSRDTPFQRILFRSDPSGPIHDYELKTVTFGVNAAPFLAIRTLLQLAADSKSRFPLASEIIENDMYVDDIITGAHNMDSALVAKKQLIAALDSACFPLRKWASNSTEILSDMPKQHLLKEDFLSFEDSSQTKTLGVRWNAKSDRFIFSTNVLSHRAEYTKRQVLADIAKIFDPAGWLVPIVILAKILMRKIWLSGEGWDENISHDCLRDWKKFRDSYSMVESIQLPRWVSYSPTCKIEFHAFSDASENAYATAIYVRVLLENNSICVNLLASKSRVSPVKTLSIPKLELCGATLMAETVDSIIPSMKIPNAEIYKWTDSTIVLAWLQRPPCHWKVFVANRVSIIANKIGTDKWLHINTAYNPADLASRGVYPQDLINNSLWWHGPEWLQKPEDCWPSNANSFHDTDLEKKPVCVHMTVLPDSEDILQRFSSFNRAIRVLCYVYRFIHNTSSKYVSCNHPTRSLSTQEVLKVKNCLIMLAQKKFFPKEYQALSQKRDVPKTSSILNLNPFLDSNGLIRSLGRLVYSPSLDYDEKHPIILSYHSYFTKLLVQFTHVHVSLHGGNQEVVNLIRMQYWVPRLRNLVKSVIHSCKICVLHKKKTLSQMMAALPPERTTFHRPFYSTGIDFAGPFDIKSFIGRGSRLTKGYVCLFVCFATKAIHLELTSSLSTPVFLAAFQRFISRRGCPRHIYSDNGTNFVGASKEISRNFLEASRSGIISQFIHQNVSWHFIPPGAPHMGGLWEAGVKSFKTHFKKVSGGFKYSFEEFCTLLAKIEACLNSRPISTMSENPGDLNPLTPGHFLTGNAILAPPEPISDDRPESIVNRWQRVKVLHHHFVQRWKSEYLKELHKRNKWKQPEKNIDIDSIVVIRDENTSPNEWRIGRVTRFFPGKDNRVRVAELYTQKGVITRPIRQKVVERYKYCKNCLAHRHSQARCFSKTGCHKCHRPHHTLLHRDSASSHENDHIENLSTESAIAPKFQTPLITILPTATAKLVHDGRLHSIRLLIDTGSSVSRISKEVVTKFGIVTNRLGDSLMCQVTIRSHSNRQFRITAVMRVDNRISMRTPSKSLPGPLKDKFVNLVLADPCFSETGAIEMILGADLYPKVMLAGIIPNIDGNLMIIFSAIFTITLAYPGLYERTEVHSAPLVTVEEEHGYANVGSIVKSVPSSVSHQSHSVVHSSSHVIEDVLAPAVKTSSYTTKSLLTPVIETYSAPAVVKTVSSPVVHTYSSAPVVLQTW, encoded by the exons atgtttaaaatt ATAATATTCTCTGCCATCTTTACCATCACATTGGCCTATCCTGGTCTTTATGAAAGAACTGAGGTTCATTCTGCCCCATTGGTGACTGTCGAGGAAGAGCATGGTTATGCCAATGTTGGATCTATCGTCAAATCAGTACCATCTTCAGTATCTCATCAAAGTCATTCGGTTGTTCATAGTTCATCTCATGTCATAGAGGATGTTTTAGCTCCAGCTGTAAAAACCTCGTCTTACACTACCAAGAGTTTGCTAACTCCAGTGATAGAGACCTATTCGGCACCAGCTGTAGTCAAAACAGTGTCATCACCTGTAGTCCATACATATTCTGCTGCAGCTCCTTTG GAGATAATGGCGTTGGATAGGTTCATCAGGGCTAACGATAAATTGGTCAAATTCGAGCAAGAGCTCACCGAACAGGTCATATCGGAATCGAGTGTGTTTGCTCTTGAAGTTCATCGAGACGAGTTGAAGGCCATATGGGTAACGATCAAGACATTGTACGAAAAGTGTATCGATGAGCTTGACGAGGAGGATGGAGTTGAGAATGGCGAAAAAACTAAAAAGATGCAGACTAGAACCCAAACTCGGACCGATAAACGAAAAGACGCGGATTCAGATTCCGAAACAGACTCCGATCAAGAAGGTTCTGAACTCGACAGCATAAACGCTAGATTCCATAAGTCTTATGACACATATGTGATGCTTGTTGCAAGGATAAGTTCCGATATTCACTCCAGATCTAGGACCGAAGTAACATCCCAGGTCACGTCCTCACGCAGTAGCTTCCATTTGCCTCCTTGTGACACCGAGTCCTTTAGGGGCGACTACCAGTCTTGGCCATCCTTTCGAGACATGTTCTCGGCTATATATATACGTAACTCGAGTCTTTCCAAAGTACAAAAACTGTTTCACCTACGTAACAAGACAAAAGGCGAAGCCTTCGACATTGTAAATAAGTGTCCTTTGACAAATGGCGGGTTTGACATCGCCTGGGCGAGTTTACAGGAAAGATTTGAAAACAAACGTCTACTCGTTCACAGCCAATTACGTATACTTTTTAATTTGTCACCAGTTGGTTTAGAATCTGGTGAAGAGATAAAATGTCTCCAACGTGACATAAATTCATGTATTTCCTCCTTAGAACTATATGACATTGATATATCGTCCTGGGATGCTATATTAGTATATATCTGTTCAACGAAGCTCCCTAGAACTACCTTGTCATTATGGGAACAATCGCTTCAAAATAAGAAGGATATTCCCAAATGGTCGGCTCTCAATGACTTTTTGTCCAACAGATTCCAAACATTGGAAACCGTTAGTGAAATCAATTCTCACCACAATTCGAGGAAGTCTGCCGTATCACATTCCACCACAAAACCGTCAAACCCATCCGCTTCTAAAAAGATAAACAGCAACCATGCTCAAGTTTCTTCCAATCAAACAACCACAATATCCTGCAATCTGTGTCCATACGAGTCCCATCCTATTCGTAAATGcccaaaatttctttcaatgtCTGTCGACGAGAGATTATCATGCATTCGAGACCTTAACCTTTGCATAAATTGTTTTTCCCGAGGTCACTCGATTAAGAAGTGTAAGAGTTGGTATAATTGTTCCTTCTGTCGTAAAAGACATAACTCTCTTTTACATCGAGAACCCATAGCGCAGTCCAATGATACGACTCCTAATCTCACTAGCTCACTACAGTCCACACATTCCAATATTCAAGTAGAGTCTACTCATTCGGCTGAGCCATTTAATCAACCGTCCACCAATGTCCAATCTTGCTTCGCCGTACATGCTCAAAATGTTCTCTTGGGAACAGCTGTTGTTAAAATTAGACATTTGGGTTTGGAATATCTCGTACGAGCTTTAATTGACTCTGGTTCACAGGGAACTTTTGTTTCTCAGAAGATTTTTGATCTTCTTAAACTACCATTCCATCCGATAGAGGCCGAAATTTCGGGGTTAAATGGGGTTACCTCGGCAAACGCAAGGAAGCTTGCTTCATTTTCCATAAGCCCTCGATATGATTCCGATTTGGAGTTAAAGGTTAAGGCCTTAGTGGTTCCCGGGTTGTCTGGCAATCTTCCTACACGTTCGATCTCGCCacacattttaaagaatttcccAAATTTACAATTGGCAgacccaaaattttatgaaagctCCCGAATTGATCTTCTTATCGGAGCTGatgttttcaatcaaattctaCTCGATAATATACGGCGTAATATTTGTGGCTCATTAATTGCTCAGGAGACGGTTTTCGGCTGGATAGTCACTGGACCTATCCAGAACAACACCAATGTATCCTCCTATTCCACCATAGTCTCATATTTTACTGAGACAACTCTGGAAAAACAGCTTAAGCGTTTTTGGGAGGTGGAAAATCTTCCGCAAAATCCTCTGCCATCCTCTGCCGACGAGTATTGCGAAAAGCTGTATTCAGATACTACTACACGAGATTGTGATGGTAGATACATCGTGTCGCTTCCCTTTAAGGAGCCATTTTTAGATAAATCGATTCAATTGGGACAGTCAAGGGCTATTGCTTATGCACAATTCGTCAGAAACGAACATCGTTTGTTAAAAATTCCTGATCTTAAACACAAGTATGACACTGTTATCCAGGAATACTTGGATCTACGTCACATGGAAGCTGTTGCTTCTCCCCCGTTAGATGGGCATTCTGAAAACTACTATCTTCCCCACCATTCTGTTATGAAGCCAGAAAGTACCACGACTAAGGTCCGAGTGGTATTTAATGCGTCGTGTCCAACTTCTTCTGGCAAGTCCTTGAACGATATACTTTATCCAGGTCCTGTGCTCCAAAAGGACATAACTATACTTCTTTTGAAATGGCGTTTCTATCGTTATGTGTTTAGTGCCGACATCGAAAAGATGTATAGGCAGATAAAGGTGAACTCAAGGGACACTCCTTTTCAGCGTATTCTTTTTCGTTCGGATCCTTCGGGTCCAATCCATGACTACGAGCTTAAAACTGTTACGTTTGGTGTAAATGCGGCACCATTTCTAGCAATAAGGACATTGTTGCAACTAGCTGCCGATTCCAAAAGTAGATTTCCATTGGCAAGTGAGATAATTGAAAACGACATGTATGTCGACGATATCATTACTGGTGCCCATAACATGGATTCGGCTCTTGTTGCAAAAAAGCAACTGATTGCAGCACTTGACTCTGCTTGTTTTCCTCTTCGAAAATGGGCTTCAAATTCTACTGAAATCCTGAGTGACATGCCAAAACAACACTTGTTGAAGGAAGACTTTCTGAGTTTCGAGGATAGTAGCCAGACGAAAACATTGGGTGTGCGTTGGAACGCAAAATCTGATCGTTTCATATTTTCAACTAATGTATTATCCCATAGAGCTGAGTATACTAAGCGGCAGGTTCTAGCGGACATCGCTAAAATTTTCGACCCAGCTGGATGGCTGGTTCCCATAGTAATTCTTGCTAAGATACTGATGCGGAAAATATGGCTTTCTGGTGAAGGCTGGGATGAAAACATTTCACATGATTGTCTTCgagattggaaaaaatttcgtgacagCTATTCCATGGTCGAGAGCATACAATTACCACGATGGGTTTCATACTCCCCCACATGCAAGATAGAGTTCCATGCGTTTTCCGATGCATCCGAAAATGCATACGCAACAGCTATATATGTTCGAGTTCTTTTGGAAAACAATTCAATATGTGTTAATTTGCTAGCCTCCAAATCTCGAGTTTCCCCTGTGAAAACCCTTTCTATTCCCAAACTCGAGCTTTGCGGAGCTACTCTTATGGCCGAAACAGTCGATTCCATTATTCCTTCTATGAAGATCCCTAATGCCGAAATTTACAAATGGACCGACTCGACCATTGTGCTTGCTTGGTTGCAAAGACCACCATGTCATTGGAAAGTGTTTGTAGCGAATCGAGTTTCtattatagcaaataaaatcggGACGGACAAATGGCTTCATATAAATACTGCTTATAATCCTGCGGATTTAGCCAGTCGTGGTGTCTATCCACAGGATCTTATTAATAATAGCTTGTGGTGGCATGGGCCAGAGTGGCTTCAAAAACCGGAAGATTGTTGGCCTTCTAACGCGAATTCTTTCCACGATACCGACCTCGAAAAGAAGCCTGTATGTGTACACATGACAGTTCTTCCAGATTCCGAAGACATTTTACAAAGATTTTCATCCTTCAATCGGGCAATCCGAGTTTTGTGTTATGTATATAGATTTATTCACAATACGAGTTCGAAGTATGTGTCCTGTAATCATCCCACAAGATCCTTGTCAACACAAGAGGtgttaaaagtgaaaaattgtCTAATTATGCTtgcacaaaagaaattttttcctaaGGAGTATCAGGCACTGTCACAAAAACGCGACGTACCAAAAACATCATCTATTCTGAATCTTAATCCATTCCTGGATAGTAATGGCTTAATCCGCTCATTGGGTAGACTCGTTTACTCCCCCTCTCTAGACTACGATGAGAAACACCCAATTATTTTGTCCTATCACTCCTATTTTACAAAGCTTTTGGTTCAATTTACGCATGTACATGTCTCCTTGCATGGGGGTAATCAAGAGGTTGTTAATCTTATCCGAATGCAGTATTGGGTACCCCGATTGAGGAACCTGGTGAAATCTGTAATCCATAGCTGCAAAATCTGTGTCcttcacaaaaagaaaacactgtCCCAAATGATGGCCGCCTTGCCCCCAGAACGTACCACGTTTCATAGACCATTTTATTCTACTGGTATAGATTTTGCGGGCCCATTcgatataaaaagttttattggAAGAGGCTCCAGACTCACCAAAGGCTATGTCTGTCTCTTCGTGTGTTTCGCTACTAAGGCAATACACCTAGAACTGACTTCCTCCTTATCTACTCCTGTTTTTCTAGCGGCTTTCCAAAGATTTATTTCACGAAGGGGATGTCCTAGACACATATATTCCGATAATGGTACCAATTTTGTTGGTGCCTCGAAAGAAATTAGCAGGAATTTTCTTGAGGCTTCCCGTTCAGGAATAATTTCACAATTCATCCATCAAAATGTGTCCTGGCACTTTATTCCACCCGGTGCTCCACACATGGGCGGCTTATGGGAAGCCGGCGTTAAAAGTTTTAAGACACATTTCAAAAAAGTCTCTGGAGGTTTCAAGTATTCATTCGAAGAATTTTGTACTCTTTTGGCAAAAATTGAAGCTTGTCTAAACTCTAGACCGATTTCAACTATGTCTGAAAATCCAGGTGACTTAAATCCTCTCACTCCAGGACATTTTCTGACCGGAAATGCCATTCTAGCTCCACCAGAACCTATTTCAGACGATCGTCCAGAATCCATAGTAAATCGGTGGCAACGGGTGAAGGTCCTGCACCATCATTTTGTTCAGAGAtggaaatctgaatatttaaagGAACTTCACAAAAGAAATAAGTGGAAGCAACCGGAGAAGAATATTGATATCGATTCTATTGTGGTAATCCGTGACGAAAATACATCTCCAAATGAATGGAGAATTGGGCGGGTCACACGGTTTTTTCCCGGAAAGGACAACCGCGTTCGAGTAGCTGAATTGTACACACAAAAGGGAGTTATAACGCGCCCTATT AGGCAAAAGGTTGTAGAACGctataaatattgcaaaaattgctTGGCTCATCGACATTCCCAAGCAAGATGTTTTTCTAAAACAGGATGCCACAAATGTCATCGCCCACACCACACACTACTACACCGAGACTCTGCATCATCTCATGAGAATGATCATATTGAAAACCTTTCAACAGAATCTGCCATAGCACCTAAGTTTCAAACACCGCTCATTACCATCTTACCAACTGCTACAGCAAAACTTGTTCACGATGGCCGCCTACATTCTATACGGCTTCTCATCGACACTGGCTCTTCTGTTAGCCGTATATCGAAAGAGGTCGTAACGAAATTCGGTATCGTAACTAATCGTCTTGGAGACTCCCTTATGTGTCAAGTGACTATACGCTCTCATTCAAATCGACAGTTTCGAATTACGGCTGTAATGCGTGTGGATAATCGCATAAGCATGAGAACACCTTCGAAATCTTTGCCAGGACCTTTAAAGGATAAGTTCGTTAATCTTGTACTAGCAGATCCTTGTTTTTCCGAAACTGGTGCTATTGAAATGATTTTGGGTGCCGACCTCTACCCTAAAGTTATGCTAGCTGGAATAATACCTAATATTGATGGAAATTTAATG ATAATATTCTCTGCCATCTTTACCATCACATTGGCCTATCCTGGTCTTTATGAAAGAACTGAGGTTCATTCTGCCCCATTGGTGACTGTCGAGGAAGAGCATGGTTATGCCAATGTTGGATCTATTGTCAAATCTGTACCATCTTCAGTATCTCATCAAAGTCATTCGGTTGTTCATAGTTCATCTCATGTCATAGAGGATGTTTTAGCTCCAGCTGTAAAAACCTCGTCTTATACTACCAAGAGTTTGCTTACTCCAGTGATAGAGACCTATTCGGCACCAGCTGTAGTCAAGACGGTATCATCACCTGTGGTCCATACATATTCTTCAGCTCCTGTGGTACTTCAGACATGgtaa
- the LOC142233961 gene encoding uncharacterized protein LOC142233961 — protein MASVLNFNHSIQTYFNNNTKSKLKMFKLVVLSALLAVASARPGHLETPLYYSAPTVTVQESSLAHVGNIVKSVPSAVSHHSNSVVHSSAHVVEDIVAPAVKTTSYTTKTLATPVVETYAAAAPVVHSYAAAAPVVQTYAATAPIAHTYAAAPLAHTYAALPAVTSYAASAPLTYTATGVW, from the exons ATGGCATCAGTTCTTAATTTCAATCATTCAATACAGACCTACTTTAACAACAACACAAAATCAAAACTCAAGATGTTTAAGTTG GTGGTATTGTCTGCTCTCCTCGCCGTAGCTTCAGCTCGTCCCGGTCATTTGGAAACACCATTGTACTATTCAGCCCCCACGGTCACCGTTCAGGAATCATCATTGGCCCATGTTGGCAATATTGTGAAAAGTGTTCCCTCGGCAGTATCGCATCATAGCAATAGTGTGGTCCATAGCTCAGCTCATGTTGTGGAAGATATTGTTGCCCCTGCCGTTAAAACAACATCGTATACTACAAAAACATTGGCCACTCCTGTTGTTGAAACTTATGCGGCTGCAGCTCCCGTAGTCCATAGTTATGCTGCTGCTGCTCCTGTAGTTCAAACTTATGCAGCTACTGCCCCCATAGCTCATACATATGCTGCTGCCCCATTGGCCCATACCTATGCTGCTTTACCGGCAGTGACCAGTTATGCTGCCTCGGCTCCTTTAACCTATACAGCCACAGGTGTATGGTAA